AGCTTACGCAGGGCTGCCTTTCGCTGGTCAGCTGGCAATCCGCCCAGTTTCTCGACCTGTGCATAGAACTTCAGCCAGTCCCCATCGACCTGCCTGAACAAGGCAGCAAACGCCGGCACCCACTGGTCGTATAGCCCGAACGGCAACAGTCGTGCGTTGTTCAACGGCGCATTGACCCAGGCGTCGTAACGTTTGTCCCCGGCCCATTGGCTGTCACGCATCGCCCGATAGTCCCGGCGAAACCGTTCGAACTCGACAGCCTTGCGTTCGCGCATCTGTTCGACGGGCATCGACTGAGCGTACAGCTTCGCCAGCCTGCCACGAGTGTCGAGGATCAGTTGAATGAACTGATCGCGGTGTTTGAGCTGGGCATCGTTCTCTGGCGGCAAACCACGAAACGTCCGCCACTGCCGGGTGCCTTCCTGCTCGACAAAGGTCGCGTAGGACTCGTTGAACTCGGTGTCGTCCTTCACATAGAAACGTTGGTGGCCCAGCTCATGGAAGATCAGCGTGGCCAACCGTTCGTCGCCCCATCCCATCATCGAGTTGAGGATCGGGTCATTGAACCAGCCCAGGGTCGAATAGGCTTCGACGCCGCCAATCGACACGTCCATGCCTTGCAGGCGTTGAATCGCCGCTTCGCCCCGCGCCGCGCTCTGGCTGTAGTAACCGCGATAGGCCACGCACCCGGCAATCGGAAAGCAATGGTTCTGCGGGGTCAAGGAAAACTCCGGGGTGGCGAACACGTTCCACACCACGTACGGGCGATGGATATCGGCGTAAAGGCGATAGCTCTGGTTATCCGGCAGGTGCAGGTGTTGGCTGGCGAAGTCCCGGGCCTTCTGCGACTGGGCCAGGTGGGCGCGCAGTGTCGCGTCCCGGCTCGGGTCGGCGATCACCTTGGCCACCGGTTCGCGCGCCCGCAGCAATTGCAGCTGACCACTGGCCAACTGACTGTAATAGCTGACGCTGGAACAACCGTTGAGCAGCAAAAGCAATGTGCTCGGAAACAAAACCCGCAAAACGCGATCAAGTAACCCAAGGCTTGGAAACGGCCTGATCACAATAAGAAACCCCCCGGAAAGTCTGATCGCAAGACTATCCCGCCCATTGGAGCTCCGCCATGCGCATGTTGATACTGACGGGAGGCCTGCTGACGCTGGCCGGTTGTGCCGGATTCGGAATGCCTTCGCCCGACCCCACGCAAGCCTGGATCGATCTGGATACCAGGCAACAGGACACGGCGCTGCAAGCGTTGGAAGTCGACAGGAAGGCTGCTGTCGACAAACGTTACTTCGAAGTACAACCCGGAAGCCATGAATTGAAGGTGCGCTACCAGTTTCCGGTAGAGGCGACCAACATCGGCCCCGACGCCGAACCGCTGTGGCGCGATTGCCAGTTGAACGTGACATTCAAGGACTTCAACGCCGGCCAGCGCTATCAACTTCAGGCCGGCAATATCGGCTTCCGGCCGTGGGCCAAGCTCTATGACCAGCAGAAAAATGTAGTCGGCCAAGGCAAACCGGCAGGCTGTCAGCGCACCTGATCGGCGTTATGCTGGATATCCGAATTCACGGACATTCATCATGCGCAAGACGATGCTGTTGCTGATTGCCGGCGTGCTCGCCGGTTGTCAGACGCCGATGCCCCCGGTCGACCCCAACATGGCTTGGGTCGAGTTCTCGACGCCGACCCCGGGCGGAAAACTGCTGATGGCCGAACGTCTCGACAAGCAGCGCCTGACTGACGGACGTTTTTTCCAGGTAACGCCCGGCAGCCATGAGTTGCTGGTGCGTTTCGATTTCGAGGCGCCTGGTGGAGGGGGCGGAATGTTGAACGACCCCGTGGAGCGCCTGTGCTACCTGACCATCCGCTTCGACCATTTCGAAGCGGGTCAGCGTTACGTGCTGGAGGGCCGCTCCCTGATGTTTACTCCCAGTGCCCGGCTGTATAACGCCAAGCGGGAAATCGTCGCCGAGGATCGCGACACTTATTGCGCCATCTAGCCTGAGTCAGCGGTCGTTCTTCTGATAGATGATGGCTTTTGTCCCGTAGTCGCAGGTGCCGACGATCATGGCGACGTCATGCTTTTCCGCTTCCTCTTTGGAGACTATCTCCAGCGTGTAGGAGGGCACGGCATTCGCCTGAATCTTGATTTCGATCTCTTTCTTGAGTTCTTCGCAATCTTTTGGCGCCGCGAAGGCCGACGTTGCCAGCACGCCACAGATAACCGCCAAAGCAAAACGTTTCATGGTTGAAGCTCCTGGGAGCAGCGCGCACGAAGATGCGCGAAAGCTGCTGTCATTTATTCGACCACATTTTTGCCTGGCGGGTTCTGATTCGGCTCAAGTCAATCAGCTGACCAGTGACGCCTCCAGACTGATCTTCGCGTTCAGCACCTTCGACACCGGGCAACCTTCCTTGGCCTTGTTGCTCAGCTCTTCGAACTGCGCCTGGGTGGCGCCCGGAATCTTTGCCTTGAGGATCAGCTTCACCGCAGTGACCGCGAAACCGCCGTCAACTTGGTCGAGGGTGACTTCCGCCTGGGTGTCGATGCTTTCGGCCTTCAGGCCGGCGTCGCCGAGGATCATCGAGAACGCCATGGAGAAACAGCCGGCATGGGCGGCGCCGATCAGTTCTTCCGGGTTGGTGCCTTTGCCGCCCTCGAAGCGGGCCTTGAACCCGTAGGGTGCTTCCCGCAGAACGCCGGTTTCGGTGGAGATCGAGCCGATGCCGGTTTTCAGGTCACCTTCCCAATGTGCGGATGCCTTTTTCACGATAGCCATGTGTGCCTCCTTCAATTCGGGCGCGAAACGCCGCGCCATCAGGGTTTCTGCTTGCAAGGCTTCTGAGGATAGACGCCGGGACAAAGTTCAGCTCATCTGAATCGTTGACTTTTTTAGTAGGAAATTTCGGATCGGCTATTGAAACTCGGGTATATGCCCTTATTGCACAGAACACGCTTATGAATTGGGCAGGTTTGCGTTCGTCAGGAACAAACCTGCGCCCTCAATCGGAGATGCAGGTTTATGAAGCAACTGTCCGACGTAAAGTTTTCCACTCTCGATCTGGTGCCTGTGCGCGAGAACGGCAGCCCGGCCCAGTCGCTGCGCAACTCGCTGGATCTGGCGCAGCATGTCGAAAAGTTCGGCTACACCCGGTTCTGGGTCGCCGAGCACCACAACATGGACGGCATCGCCAGCTCCGCGACTTCGGTGTTGCTGGGCTATCTGGCCGGCGGCACCTCGACCATCCGTGTCGGCTCTGGTGGCGTGATGCTGCCCAACCACGCGCCGCTGGTGATCGCCGAGCAGTTCGGCACCCTTGAAAGCCTGTATCCGGGGCGGATCGACCTCGGCCTGGGCCGTGCCCCTGGTTCAGACCAGATGACCGCACGCGCCCTGCGCCGTGAGCGCTCTGGCAGTGCCGATGATTTCCCGGAAGACGTCGCCGAGCTGGCGCGTTTTCTCGGCCCGCGTACGCCGGATCAACGTGTGATCGCGATGCCGGGCACCGGTACCAACGTGCCGATCTGGCTGTTGGGTTCCAGTCTGTTCAGTGCGCAACTGGCAGGTGAGCGCGGTTTGCCCTACGCCTTTGCCTCGCATTTCGCACCGCGCTTCATGCACGAGGCGATTCGCGTCTACCGCAACCACTTCAAGCCATCGGCGGTGCTCGACAAGCCGTACGTGATGCTCGGCGTGCCGCTGGTAGCGGCCGACACCGATGAGCAGGCCGATTATCTGGCAACGTCGGTTTACCAGCGAATTCTCGCGCTGATGCGTGGGCAAAGTCTGGTGCAGCGTCCGCCGGTGAAAACCATGGACGGCCTGTGGCTGCCTCACGAGCGCGAGGCGGTGGGCGATTTCCTCGGTCTGGCGATGGTCGGCAGCCCGCAGAAAATCCGGGCAAAACTTGAGGTGCTGATCGAACAGACTCAGGCGGATGAGCTGATCTTCACCTGCGACCTGTACGAACACGCCGATCGCCTGCATTCCTACGAGTTGCTGGCGCAGGTGATGAAGGGCTGAGGTCTGAGAGTTGTTCACAAAGATAGCCGGGTACAAAAAAGCCGACGCATTGCGTCGGCTTTTGCATTTCAGGCGCGATCAACCGCGCTTGTAGACGATTTCCTTGGTGCCGCCCTCGCACTTGCCGACGACCTTGCCGCCCGCTGCTGCACCTTTATCGACGATTTCCAGCGAATAACCGGAGACGTGTTTCGCATCCAGTTTTGCCGCGATTTCGGCTTTCACTTCTTCACAGGGCTTGCCGGCAGCAAAAGCACCACCCGCAAGGCTCAACAAACCTACAGCCAACATGAACTTCTTCATCGGTCGCACTCCCTGGTCGGATTAAAAGAGGCGGGCATCGAGCGATCTACCCGATGCGCTCACCCTGTAGCGCTTTGCCATTCCTATGGCACTCGGCCAGCGCGCAAGTTCAGAAGCGTAGACCAAACTCAGCTGCTGGCAATCCGGAACCCGACTTTCAGGGTCACTTGAAAGTGGGCAGCCTTGCCGTCCTTGATGTGGCCACGGGTATCGACCACTTCAAACCATTCCAGATGCTTGATGCTCTTGTTGGCCTCGGCCAACGCATTGTTGATAGCGTCTTCGATGCTACTGGTGGACGAACCGACCAGCTCGACTTTCTTGTAGGTGTGATGGTCACTCATGGCGATCTCCTTGACGTGTGGAATTGAGCCTAGCAGCGATTTGCGCTGTTGATTTCGGTCGTCGGGAGAAACCGGAGTTCAGATTTTCTGCACTTTCCAGAACCCGTGAAGTCCCAAACAACACACGCCACTCATCACCAATGCAGGAGAGCCACCATGGCCAACACCTCGTTACGCAAAGCCTCGTTGCAAAGCATGGAAGCGGAGATCGAGAGTCTGCTCAAGTCGTTGGAAAGCCTGAAAGACGACGCTTCGGACGAGTCGCGCAAGACCCTCAAGGCGCTCAAGGGCAACGCCGAAAGTGCGCTGAAACATTCGCGCAGCTTGCTCAGCGATGCCTACGAAGAAGTCAAAGTCAAAACTCGCGAAACCGGGATCGCCACCCGTGATTACGCGCAGGAACATCCGTGGACGACCGCCGGTGTCGCGGTCGGTGCATTGGGTCTGCTGGCCGCTTATTTGCTGTTCAAGCGCGGCGAGTGATCCGCCTGGCGTAGCTCGTTCCTGAGCCACTGCGCCAGTTGCCGGGCGCGTCCGTCTGCGGCGCGCTTGGGTAGCCACAACGCCAGTTGCGCCGGGGTTTCGCAAAAACCCCATGGCGCGACCAGGCGCCCGGCCTTCAAGTCTTCGGTCACCAACGGTTCCGGCGCGATCGCCACGCCCAATCCGGCGACGGCCGCCTCCAGCAAGTAATACAAATGCTCGAAACCTTGCCCCAGCTTCAACGCCTTGGCGTCGAGGCCGCATTGCTGCGCCCAGCTCGGCCAGGCTTGCGGGCGTGAGGTTGTGTGCAGCAAGGGTTCGCCCAGCAGGGCAGTGGGCGGCGCCGATTGCAGTTGCTGGTAGCCGCTGAACAGCGGGCTCATGACCGGGCCGATGCGTTCGCTGGCCAGCTCGTACACCTGCATGTCGGCTGGCCATGGCGGCTCGGCGAACAGCAGCAATGCATCGAGTCCCGGGCGTCGTGGATCGAGATCGCCTTCTCCGGCCGACAGGTGCAGACGCAAGTCCGGCAGATCGGCATTCAGCCTTCCCAGTCGCGGAATGAACCAGCGCGCCAGCAGGCTGCCGGAGCAGCCGAGCACGAACGGTGCATCAGCGGTGCTTTGGGTCAGCTCGGCGCAAACGCTGCGCAAGCGGTCGAACGCCTCGCCGCTGGCATCGCGCAGACGGATACCGGCATCTGTGAGTTTCAAGCCGCGACCGTCCTTGACGAACAGGCTGACGCCAAGGTGCTCTTCAAGCACCTTGAGCTGGCGGCTGACTGCACCGTGGGTGACGTGCAGCTGCTCGGCGGCCTGGCTGACGCTGTTCAGCCGGGCGGTGGCTTCGAAGGCGCGAAGGGCATTCAGCGGGGGAAGGTCATGGCTCATGATATCTGTGAGTTTTCCTGACAGGTTGTGGCGATCTTATCGGTTTTCAGCCTGCAAGGTCAGGGGTAGAGTGAACGCCATTGCCTTCTCCTGAAATCCGCTGGAGCGAACCATGACCCAGACTTCGAACACCTCCGATCTGCGTAACGGCCCTGACGCCAACGGCCTGTTTGGCTCGTTCGGCGGCCGTTACGTTGCCGAAACCTTGATGCCGTTGATCCTCGACCTGGCCCGTGAATATGAAGCGGCCAAGGAAGATCCGGCGTTCAAAGAGGAATTGGCCTACTTCCAGCGCGACTACGTTGGACGTCCAAGCCCGCTGTATTTCGCCGAGCGCCTGACCGAGTTCTGTGGCGGCGCCAAGATCTACCTCAAGCGCGAAGAGCTGAACCACACCGGCGCGCACAAGATCAACAACTGCATCGGCCAGATCCTGCTGGCGCGGCGCATGGGCAAGAA
The sequence above is a segment of the Pseudomonas sp. HS6 genome. Coding sequences within it:
- a CDS encoding dodecin gives rise to the protein MSDHHTYKKVELVGSSTSSIEDAINNALAEANKSIKHLEWFEVVDTRGHIKDGKAAHFQVTLKVGFRIASS
- a CDS encoding DUF1161 domain-containing protein is translated as MKKFMLAVGLLSLAGGAFAAGKPCEEVKAEIAAKLDAKHVSGYSLEIVDKGAAAGGKVVGKCEGGTKEIVYKRG
- a CDS encoding aminopeptidase, which codes for MIRPFPSLGLLDRVLRVLFPSTLLLLLNGCSSVSYYSQLASGQLQLLRAREPVAKVIADPSRDATLRAHLAQSQKARDFASQHLHLPDNQSYRLYADIHRPYVVWNVFATPEFSLTPQNHCFPIAGCVAYRGYYSQSAARGEAAIQRLQGMDVSIGGVEAYSTLGWFNDPILNSMMGWGDERLATLIFHELGHQRFYVKDDTEFNESYATFVEQEGTRQWRTFRGLPPENDAQLKHRDQFIQLILDTRGRLAKLYAQSMPVEQMRERKAVEFERFRRDYRAMRDSQWAGDKRYDAWVNAPLNNARLLPFGLYDQWVPAFAALFRQVDGDWLKFYAQVEKLGGLPADQRKAALRKLAALRSD
- a CDS encoding YqjD family protein, with amino-acid sequence MANTSLRKASLQSMEAEIESLLKSLESLKDDASDESRKTLKALKGNAESALKHSRSLLSDAYEEVKVKTRETGIATRDYAQEHPWTTAGVAVGALGLLAAYLLFKRGE
- a CDS encoding DUF1161 domain-containing protein, which codes for MKRFALAVICGVLATSAFAAPKDCEELKKEIEIKIQANAVPSYTLEIVSKEEAEKHDVAMIVGTCDYGTKAIIYQKNDR
- a CDS encoding OsmC family protein, with translation MAIVKKASAHWEGDLKTGIGSISTETGVLREAPYGFKARFEGGKGTNPEELIGAAHAGCFSMAFSMILGDAGLKAESIDTQAEVTLDQVDGGFAVTAVKLILKAKIPGATQAQFEELSNKAKEGCPVSKVLNAKISLEASLVS
- a CDS encoding LysR family transcriptional regulator, with the translated sequence MSHDLPPLNALRAFEATARLNSVSQAAEQLHVTHGAVSRQLKVLEEHLGVSLFVKDGRGLKLTDAGIRLRDASGEAFDRLRSVCAELTQSTADAPFVLGCSGSLLARWFIPRLGRLNADLPDLRLHLSAGEGDLDPRRPGLDALLLFAEPPWPADMQVYELASERIGPVMSPLFSGYQQLQSAPPTALLGEPLLHTTSRPQAWPSWAQQCGLDAKALKLGQGFEHLYYLLEAAVAGLGVAIAPEPLVTEDLKAGRLVAPWGFCETPAQLALWLPKRAADGRARQLAQWLRNELRQADHSPRLNSK
- a CDS encoding LLM class flavin-dependent oxidoreductase, with the protein product MKQLSDVKFSTLDLVPVRENGSPAQSLRNSLDLAQHVEKFGYTRFWVAEHHNMDGIASSATSVLLGYLAGGTSTIRVGSGGVMLPNHAPLVIAEQFGTLESLYPGRIDLGLGRAPGSDQMTARALRRERSGSADDFPEDVAELARFLGPRTPDQRVIAMPGTGTNVPIWLLGSSLFSAQLAGERGLPYAFASHFAPRFMHEAIRVYRNHFKPSAVLDKPYVMLGVPLVAADTDEQADYLATSVYQRILALMRGQSLVQRPPVKTMDGLWLPHEREAVGDFLGLAMVGSPQKIRAKLEVLIEQTQADELIFTCDLYEHADRLHSYELLAQVMKG